One region of Priestia megaterium genomic DNA includes:
- a CDS encoding cell wall hydrolase, translating to MPRVNYRDSDVALMARMMRAEAEGEGKQGMLYVGNVIVNRLKANCLDFKNLRSVPQVIYQVQGGNYSFEAVQKGNVFYQRARGVEKRLAKKNLDYWREHPGKYALWYFNPSAPCPPTWYGQPASGQYKNHCYYEPKPGTCASVYNG from the coding sequence ATGCCAAGAGTAAATTATCGAGATTCAGACGTTGCTTTAATGGCAAGGATGATGAGAGCAGAAGCTGAAGGCGAAGGAAAACAAGGCATGCTGTATGTTGGAAATGTCATTGTAAATCGCCTTAAAGCAAACTGTTTAGATTTCAAGAATTTAAGATCTGTTCCGCAAGTTATTTATCAGGTGCAGGGAGGCAACTATTCGTTCGAGGCTGTTCAAAAAGGAAATGTATTTTATCAACGAGCAAGAGGTGTTGAAAAAAGGTTAGCCAAAAAGAATTTGGATTATTGGAGAGAACACCCGGGGAAATATGCACTGTGGTACTTTAATCCATCCGCTCCATGCCCTCCAACATGGTACGGTCAACCCGCTTCTGGTCAATACAAAAATCATTGCTACTATGAGCCAAAGCCTGGAACATGCGCTAGCGTTTATAACGGGTAG
- a CDS encoding dihydrofolate reductase family protein, producing the protein MKKKIVVYIAASLDGYIARENGEIDWLESVEGEGDNGYEAFYQTCDAVVMGKATYDHVLKLTPEFPYLDKKCYVFSRSAQGKDQYVEFINESVASFLNNLNQDTKKIWLVGGADILADFLKANRVDEFIISVIPVLLGAGIPLFKPGIPEMNFKLTNMKQYGQIAQLYYKRG; encoded by the coding sequence ATGAAGAAAAAAATCGTCGTATATATTGCCGCAAGCTTAGACGGGTATATCGCAAGAGAAAACGGAGAGATTGACTGGCTAGAAAGCGTAGAAGGAGAGGGGGACAACGGCTACGAAGCGTTTTATCAAACGTGTGATGCGGTCGTTATGGGAAAGGCTACGTACGATCACGTGCTGAAGCTCACACCCGAGTTTCCGTATCTCGATAAAAAGTGCTACGTGTTTAGCCGCTCAGCTCAAGGAAAAGATCAGTATGTTGAGTTTATAAACGAAAGCGTGGCGTCATTTCTCAACAATCTCAATCAAGATACGAAAAAAATATGGCTGGTGGGAGGTGCTGATATTCTCGCTGATTTCTTAAAAGCAAACAGGGTGGATGAATTTATTATATCGGTTATTCCCGTTTTGCTTGGAGCTGGTATTCCATTGTTTAAGCCAGGAATTCCAGAAATGAACTTCAAGCTCACTAATATGAAGCAGTACGGACAAATTGCTCAGCTGTATTACAAAAGAGGATAA
- a CDS encoding helix-turn-helix transcriptional regulator produces the protein MAKSRRLVDMLMFINTKRTFTAKELAEEFGLSVRTVQRYLLDLSELGLPLYSEKGRSGGYRVLKNRILPPILFTEEEAISIFFAYQALQYYHDLPFDAEIHAALQKFYVYLSEETKKKVDKISAHIAFWNPKRNLDTPYLKELLEASLTGKYIEFLYDSKTGQTRKEVKPLGIYAHNGLWYCPAYSCDKQKVLLFRADRIHSLKVLEKDEKMSLTLKEWLETEPVNSQPISLKVTLTHEGVRQCKGVPWLENHVKVTEDGCGYIGTITDGNELNYMASFFYTLGAHALIEEPKELIEKICCHAEETLRRYK, from the coding sequence ATGGCTAAGTCTAGACGGCTTGTTGATATGCTTATGTTTATTAATACAAAAAGAACGTTTACGGCAAAAGAACTAGCGGAGGAATTTGGCCTTTCTGTACGGACCGTTCAGCGCTATTTGCTGGACTTAAGTGAATTAGGACTGCCTCTTTACAGTGAAAAAGGACGGAGCGGTGGTTACAGAGTGTTAAAAAACCGTATTCTCCCTCCTATCTTGTTTACGGAAGAAGAAGCTATTTCGATCTTTTTTGCTTATCAAGCTCTGCAGTATTATCATGACCTTCCGTTTGATGCAGAAATTCATGCGGCTCTTCAAAAATTTTATGTGTACCTGTCTGAAGAAACGAAGAAAAAAGTAGATAAAATAAGTGCTCATATTGCGTTTTGGAATCCTAAAAGAAACTTAGACACTCCTTATTTAAAAGAGCTGCTAGAAGCAAGCCTTACAGGAAAATATATTGAATTTCTTTATGATTCAAAGACGGGTCAAACAAGAAAAGAAGTCAAACCCCTTGGCATTTATGCTCATAACGGCTTGTGGTACTGCCCCGCTTATTCCTGCGATAAGCAAAAAGTATTATTGTTTCGAGCAGATCGTATTCACTCGTTAAAAGTTTTAGAAAAAGACGAAAAGATGTCTCTTACGTTAAAAGAATGGCTTGAAACAGAACCGGTAAACTCACAGCCGATTTCGTTAAAAGTAACCTTGACGCACGAAGGCGTTCGTCAGTGTAAAGGCGTTCCGTGGCTTGAAAATCACGTGAAGGTAACGGAAGACGGGTGCGGCTATATCGGTACGATAACTGATGGAAATGAATTAAACTACATGGCTTCTTTTTTCTATACCTTAGGTGCTCATGCTTTAATTGAAGAACCTAAGGAGCTAATTGAAAAAATTTGCTGTCACGCAGAAGAAACGCTAAGGCGCTATAAATGA
- a CDS encoding bifunctional cytochrome P450/NADPH--P450 reductase, with the protein MTIKEMPQPKTFGELKNLPLLNTDKPIQTLMKIADELGEIFKFEAPGRVTRYLSSQRLIKEACDESRFDKNLSQALKFVRDFAGDGLFTSWTHEKNWKKAHNILLPSFSQQAMKGYHAMMVDIAVQLIQKWERLNADEHIEVPEDMTRLTLDTIGLCGFNYRFNSFYRDQPHPFITSMVRALDEAMNKLQRANPDDPAYDENKRQFQDDIKVMNDLVDKIIADRKASGEQSDDLLTHMLNGKDPETGEPLDDENIRYQIITFLIAGHETTSGLLSFALYFLVKNPHVLQKAAAEAARVLVDPVPSYKQVKQLKYVGMVLNEALRLWPTAPAFSLYAKEDTVLGGEYPLEKGDELMVLIPQLHRDKTIWGDDVEEFRPERFENPSAIPQHAFKPFGNGQRACIGQQFALHEATLVLGMMLKHFDFEDHTNYEMDIKETLTLKPEGFVVKAKSKKIPLGGIPSPSTEQPAKKARKKVENAHNTPLLVLYGSNMGTAEGTARDLADIAMSKGFAPQVATLDSHAGNLPREGAVLIVTASYNGHPPDNAKQFVDWLDQASADEVKGVRYSVFGCGDKNWATTYQKVPAFIDETLAAKGAENIAERGEADASDDFEGTYEEWREHMWSDVAAYFNLDIENSEDNKSTLSLQFVDSAADMPLAKMHGAFSANVVASKELQKPGSERSTRHLEIELPKEVSYQEGDHLGIIPRNYEGIVNRVTTRFGLDASQQIRLEAEEEKLAHLPLGKTVSVEELLQYVEIQDPVTRTQLRAMAAKTVCPPHKVELEALLEKQAYKEKVLAKRLTMLELLEKYPACEMEFSEFIALLPSMRPRYYSISSSPRVDEKQASITVSVVSGEAWSGYGEYKGIASNYLAELQEGDTITCFVSTPQSGFTLPKDPETPIIMVGPGTGVAPFRGFVQARKQLKEQGQSLGEAHLYFGCRSPHEDYLYQEELENAQNEDVITLHTAFSRVPNQPKTYVQHVMEQDGTKLIELLDQGAHFYICGDGSQMAPDVEATLIKSYADVHEVSEADARLWLQQLEEKGRYAKDVWAG; encoded by the coding sequence ATGACAATTAAAGAAATGCCTCAGCCAAAAACATTTGGAGAGCTTAAAAACTTACCGTTATTAAACACAGATAAACCGATTCAAACGCTGATGAAAATTGCAGATGAATTAGGGGAAATCTTTAAATTTGAAGCGCCTGGACGTGTGACGCGCTACTTATCAAGTCAGCGTCTAATTAAAGAAGCATGCGATGAATCCCGCTTTGATAAAAACTTAAGTCAAGCGCTTAAATTTGTGCGTGATTTTGCAGGAGACGGTTTATTTACAAGCTGGACGCACGAAAAAAACTGGAAAAAAGCGCATAATATCTTACTTCCAAGCTTCAGTCAGCAAGCGATGAAAGGCTATCACGCAATGATGGTCGATATCGCCGTGCAGCTTATTCAAAAGTGGGAGCGTCTAAATGCAGATGAGCATATTGAAGTACCAGAAGATATGACGCGCTTAACGCTTGATACAATCGGTCTTTGCGGCTTTAATTACCGCTTTAACAGCTTTTATCGCGATCAGCCGCACCCGTTTATTACGAGTATGGTCCGTGCACTGGACGAAGCGATGAACAAGCTGCAGCGAGCAAATCCGGATGACCCTGCCTACGATGAAAATAAGCGTCAGTTTCAAGACGACATTAAAGTGATGAACGATCTAGTAGATAAAATTATCGCAGATCGCAAGGCAAGCGGTGAACAAAGCGATGATTTATTAACGCATATGCTAAACGGAAAAGACCCAGAAACAGGTGAGCCGCTTGATGATGAGAACATTCGCTATCAAATTATTACGTTCTTAATTGCGGGACACGAAACAACAAGTGGTCTTTTATCATTTGCGCTGTATTTCTTAGTGAAAAATCCACATGTATTACAAAAAGCAGCAGCAGAAGCAGCACGAGTTTTAGTAGATCCTGTTCCAAGCTATAAACAAGTGAAACAGCTTAAATACGTCGGGATGGTCTTAAACGAAGCGCTTCGCCTATGGCCAACGGCTCCTGCATTTTCTCTATATGCAAAAGAGGATACGGTGCTTGGAGGAGAATATCCGTTAGAAAAAGGCGATGAACTGATGGTTCTGATTCCTCAGCTTCACCGTGATAAAACGATTTGGGGAGACGATGTGGAAGAGTTCCGCCCAGAGCGTTTTGAAAATCCAAGCGCGATTCCGCAGCATGCGTTTAAACCGTTTGGAAACGGTCAGCGTGCGTGTATCGGTCAGCAGTTCGCTCTTCATGAAGCAACGCTTGTACTTGGTATGATGCTAAAACATTTTGATTTTGAAGATCATACAAACTACGAGATGGATATTAAAGAAACTTTAACGTTAAAACCTGAAGGCTTTGTTGTAAAAGCAAAATCAAAAAAAATTCCGCTTGGTGGCATTCCTTCACCTAGCACGGAACAGCCTGCTAAAAAAGCACGCAAAAAGGTAGAGAACGCTCATAATACGCCGCTGCTTGTGTTATACGGTTCAAATATGGGAACAGCTGAAGGAACGGCGAGGGATTTAGCAGATATTGCGATGAGCAAAGGATTCGCACCTCAGGTTGCAACGCTGGATTCCCATGCAGGAAATCTTCCGCGTGAAGGAGCTGTTTTAATTGTAACGGCTTCTTATAACGGACATCCGCCTGATAACGCAAAGCAGTTTGTCGACTGGTTAGACCAAGCGTCTGCTGATGAAGTCAAAGGCGTTCGCTACTCCGTATTTGGATGCGGCGATAAAAACTGGGCTACTACGTATCAAAAGGTGCCTGCTTTTATCGATGAAACGCTTGCAGCTAAAGGGGCAGAAAACATAGCTGAACGCGGCGAAGCAGATGCAAGCGACGACTTTGAAGGCACATACGAAGAATGGCGTGAACATATGTGGAGTGACGTAGCAGCTTACTTTAACCTCGACATAGAAAACAGTGAAGATAATAAATCTACGCTTTCACTTCAATTTGTCGACAGCGCTGCGGACATGCCGCTTGCGAAAATGCACGGTGCTTTTTCGGCGAACGTTGTAGCAAGCAAAGAACTACAAAAACCAGGCAGTGAACGAAGCACGCGTCATCTTGAAATTGAGCTTCCAAAAGAAGTTTCTTATCAAGAAGGAGATCATTTAGGTATTATTCCTCGCAACTATGAAGGAATAGTAAATCGTGTAACGACAAGGTTCGGTCTAGATGCATCACAGCAAATCCGTTTGGAAGCTGAAGAAGAAAAATTAGCGCATTTGCCACTCGGTAAAACCGTATCAGTAGAAGAGCTTCTGCAATATGTGGAGATTCAAGATCCTGTTACGCGCACACAGCTTCGCGCAATGGCTGCTAAAACGGTCTGCCCGCCGCATAAAGTGGAGCTTGAAGCCTTGCTTGAAAAGCAAGCGTATAAAGAAAAGGTGCTGGCAAAACGCTTAACAATGCTTGAACTGCTTGAAAAATATCCGGCGTGTGAAATGGAATTCAGCGAATTTATCGCTCTTCTTCCAAGCATGCGTCCGCGCTATTACTCCATTTCTTCATCACCTCGTGTCGATGAAAAACAAGCAAGCATCACGGTTAGCGTCGTCTCAGGAGAGGCGTGGAGCGGATATGGAGAATATAAAGGAATTGCGTCGAACTATCTTGCTGAGCTGCAAGAAGGAGATACAATTACGTGCTTTGTTTCCACACCGCAGTCAGGCTTTACGCTGCCAAAAGATCCTGAAACACCGATTATCATGGTCGGACCAGGAACAGGCGTCGCGCCGTTTAGAGGCTTTGTGCAGGCTCGCAAGCAGTTAAAAGAACAAGGACAGTCGCTTGGAGAAGCGCATTTATACTTTGGCTGCCGTTCACCTCATGAAGACTATCTGTATCAAGAAGAGCTTGAAAACGCACAAAATGAAGATGTCATTACGCTTCATACCGCTTTTTCACGCGTACCAAATCAGCCGAAAACATACGTTCAGCACGTTATGGAACAAGACGGCACGAAATTGATTGAACTTCTTGATCAAGGAGCGCACTTCTATATTTGCGGAGACGGAAGCCAAATGGCACCTGACGTTGAAGCAACGCTTATTAAAAGCTATGCTGATGTTCATGAAGTAAGTGAAGCAGATGCTCGCTTATGGCTGCAGCAGCTAGAAGAAAAGGGCCGATACGCAAAAGACGTGTGGGCTGGGTAA
- a CDS encoding TetR/AcrR family transcriptional regulator, with amino-acid sequence MESTPTKQKAIFSASLLLFAERGFDATTMPMIAENAKVGAGTIYRYFKNKESLVNELFQQHVNEFLQCIESGLANEREGYRDGFHHIFEGMVTFTKNHPRALGFIKTHSQGAFLTEESRLAYQKLVEFVCTFFREGQKQGIIRNLPENALIAILFGSFMEVYEMIENDYLSLTDELLAGVEESLWAALSRQS; translated from the coding sequence GTGGAATCTACTCCAACAAAACAAAAAGCGATTTTTTCTGCTTCGCTTCTGCTGTTTGCAGAAAGAGGATTTGATGCAACCACGATGCCAATGATTGCAGAAAATGCCAAAGTAGGAGCAGGAACAATTTATCGCTACTTTAAAAATAAAGAAAGCCTTGTAAACGAACTGTTTCAGCAGCATGTAAACGAGTTTTTACAGTGTATTGAAAGCGGCCTGGCTAACGAAAGAGAAGGATATCGAGATGGATTTCATCATATCTTTGAAGGTATGGTGACATTCACTAAAAATCATCCTCGTGCGCTTGGCTTTATTAAAACTCATAGTCAAGGAGCTTTTTTAACAGAAGAGAGTCGCTTAGCCTATCAAAAGCTGGTGGAATTTGTTTGCACGTTCTTCAGAGAAGGACAAAAGCAAGGCATTATTAGAAACCTTCCTGAAAATGCGCTCATTGCTATTTTATTTGGAAGCTTTATGGAAGTATATGAAATGATTGAAAATGACTATTTATCTTTAACTGATGAACTTCTTGCCGGCGTAGAAGAGAGTCTGTGGGCAGCACTTAGCAGACAATCATGA
- a CDS encoding nuclear transport factor 2 family protein: MNQARVIEYEEMLRSAMLSNNVELLEELLSDELIFVNHFGQWLSKEQDINAHRSKSLDIAGIEVLEQEIKLFQELAVTVTKVALNGSLVTGEAVGGEYSYTRIWKDVGGKLKVVSCHCSSSA; encoded by the coding sequence ATGAACCAAGCAAGAGTGATAGAATACGAAGAAATGCTTCGCTCAGCCATGCTTTCTAATAACGTAGAGTTATTAGAAGAATTACTTTCAGATGAGCTTATTTTTGTGAATCACTTTGGGCAATGGTTGTCAAAAGAGCAAGATATAAATGCTCATCGTTCAAAAAGTCTTGATATAGCGGGCATCGAAGTGTTGGAACAAGAAATTAAACTGTTTCAAGAACTTGCCGTTACCGTTACAAAAGTAGCGTTAAATGGGTCGCTGGTAACCGGTGAAGCTGTTGGAGGAGAATACAGCTATACGCGAATTTGGAAAGATGTTGGAGGGAAATTAAAGGTTGTTTCTTGTCACTGCAGTTCTAGCGCATAA
- the cotJC gene encoding spore coat protein CotJC, with translation MWVYEKKLQYPVKVSTCNPTLAKYLMEQYGGADGELAAALRYLNQRYTIPDKVVGLLNDIGTEEFAHLEMIATMIYKLTKDATPEQLKAAGLTEHYVNHDSALYYNNAAGVPFTATYIQAKGDPIADLYEDIAAEEKARATYQWLIDISDDPDLNDSLRFLREREIVHSQRFREAVEILKDDRDRKKIF, from the coding sequence ATGTGGGTGTATGAAAAGAAATTGCAGTATCCAGTGAAAGTAAGTACATGTAATCCAACGCTGGCCAAATATTTAATGGAACAGTACGGGGGAGCGGACGGAGAGCTTGCAGCAGCACTGCGTTATTTAAATCAGCGCTATACCATTCCCGATAAAGTTGTTGGACTGCTAAACGATATCGGGACAGAAGAGTTTGCTCATCTTGAAATGATTGCGACGATGATTTATAAGCTAACAAAAGATGCAACGCCGGAGCAGCTGAAGGCAGCTGGATTGACAGAACACTATGTAAACCATGATAGTGCACTTTATTACAATAATGCTGCTGGCGTTCCGTTTACCGCTACGTATATACAGGCAAAAGGAGATCCGATTGCAGATCTTTATGAAGACATAGCGGCAGAAGAAAAAGCAAGAGCTACATATCAATGGTTAATTGATATATCAGATGATCCTGATTTAAACGACAGCTTACGATTTTTACGAGAAAGAGAGATTGTTCATTCACAGCGTTTCCGTGAGGCCGTGGAGATTTTAAAAGATGACAGAGACAGGAAGAAAATCTTTTAA
- a CDS encoding spore coat protein CotJB, with product MKKLPPEYYQDLEEIQAIDFALVELTLYLDTHPNDQQAMQQFNEYAQQAMQLKRNFETKYGPLQQYGNSYTDGKWSWGTSPWPWQI from the coding sequence ATGAAAAAACTACCTCCGGAGTACTATCAGGATTTAGAAGAAATACAGGCGATTGATTTTGCACTTGTAGAATTAACGCTGTATTTAGATACCCATCCAAATGACCAGCAGGCTATGCAGCAGTTTAACGAATACGCGCAGCAGGCTATGCAGTTAAAAAGAAACTTTGAAACAAAGTACGGGCCGCTCCAGCAGTATGGAAACAGCTATACCGACGGGAAGTGGAGCTGGGGAACAAGCCCTTGGCCATGGCAAATATAA
- a CDS encoding spore coat associated protein CotJA, which produces MDNNPKKMFTPVKTYQPFHSIYDPCRPIGVKYYSTPPQLYMGFQPANLQQFSPKEALKKGTLWPAFWDYYENPYKDKKRDEE; this is translated from the coding sequence ATGGATAACAATCCAAAAAAGATGTTTACACCGGTTAAGACCTATCAACCTTTCCACAGTATCTATGATCCGTGCCGGCCGATAGGAGTTAAATATTATTCTACGCCGCCTCAGTTATACATGGGATTTCAGCCCGCGAATCTGCAGCAGTTTTCACCGAAAGAAGCGCTAAAAAAAGGAACGCTGTGGCCGGCTTTTTGGGACTACTATGAAAATCCATACAAAGATAAGAAGAGGGATGAAGAATGA
- a CDS encoding LysE family translocator, which translates to MDHLAAYMLMALVMSMIPGADTILIMKNTLHHGAKAGRFTILGMATGLTFWTLIAVLGLSVAIAQSVYLFNTIKYIGAAYLFYLGIRVFLTKNTLSLEHISEEEKAVKPSSNHAYKESYIQGALSNFLNPKTVLVYITFMPQFINLDAHTNQQLLMLGFILTLIAVGWFLILVYVVDYVKKWLKKPMFQKAFQRCSGVLLIGFGIRTIV; encoded by the coding sequence GTGGATCATTTAGCTGCTTATATGCTGATGGCGCTGGTTATGTCAATGATACCTGGTGCTGATACGATTCTTATCATGAAAAATACGCTTCATCACGGAGCAAAAGCAGGACGTTTTACCATACTCGGCATGGCTACAGGCCTCACGTTTTGGACGTTAATTGCTGTGCTTGGCTTGTCTGTTGCTATCGCGCAGTCGGTGTATCTGTTCAACACCATTAAATATATAGGTGCCGCGTATTTATTTTACTTAGGTATCAGGGTATTTCTGACAAAAAATACGCTCTCATTGGAGCACATTTCAGAAGAAGAAAAAGCTGTTAAGCCTTCATCTAATCACGCCTATAAAGAATCATACATACAGGGAGCTCTTAGTAATTTTCTTAACCCTAAAACGGTATTGGTTTATATCACATTCATGCCACAGTTTATCAACTTGGATGCTCACACGAATCAGCAGCTGCTTATGCTTGGTTTTATTCTTACACTCATAGCGGTAGGTTGGTTTTTAATCTTAGTGTATGTAGTAGATTACGTGAAAAAATGGCTTAAAAAACCGATGTTTCAAAAAGCTTTTCAGAGATGCAGCGGAGTGCTGCTGATTGGTTTTGGAATAAGAACAATCGTGTAA
- a CDS encoding AraC family ligand binding domain-containing protein → MAKEIRTAHVDADLHIEAYRFKGIMQKFPAHFHEYYVIGFIEEGQRHLICQGKEYIINPGDLLLFNPYDVHSCEQIDGKTLDYRCINVTPDAMKKAVFDINGSESLPRFNSNVVQRSEAVSSLKELHLQILNGEHEFKKEELFLCLLEELMHDHSNLSFFSSAADTSDEIKTICSYLEDNYTNKITLDELSKLIGWSKYRLLRSFIKQKGISPYSYLETVRINQAKKLLEQGQKPIDVSFLTGFSDQSHLTRFFKSQVGLTPKQYMKIFESEKKTEC, encoded by the coding sequence ATGGCAAAAGAAATTCGGACAGCGCACGTTGACGCTGATTTACATATTGAAGCTTATCGTTTTAAAGGAATTATGCAAAAGTTTCCTGCTCATTTTCACGAGTATTATGTGATTGGATTTATTGAAGAAGGTCAGCGTCATTTAATTTGCCAAGGCAAAGAATACATCATTAATCCAGGCGATTTGCTGCTGTTTAATCCGTATGATGTCCATAGCTGTGAACAAATAGACGGCAAAACGCTTGATTATCGCTGTATTAACGTGACGCCAGACGCGATGAAAAAAGCTGTTTTTGACATTAACGGAAGTGAAAGTCTTCCGCGTTTTAACAGCAATGTGGTACAAAGAAGTGAGGCTGTCTCTAGTTTAAAAGAGCTTCATTTACAAATTTTAAATGGTGAACATGAGTTTAAGAAAGAAGAGTTATTTTTATGTTTGCTAGAAGAGCTCATGCACGATCATTCAAACCTTTCCTTTTTTTCGTCAGCTGCTGACACGTCTGATGAAATCAAAACAATCTGCAGCTATTTGGAAGACAACTATACAAACAAGATCACGCTGGATGAATTAAGTAAGCTAATTGGATGGAGCAAATACCGGCTGCTGCGCTCTTTTATAAAGCAAAAAGGAATCTCTCCATACAGCTACTTAGAAACAGTTCGAATCAATCAGGCTAAAAAGCTGCTAGAACAGGGACAAAAACCGATTGACGTCTCCTTTTTAACTGGATTCAGTGATCAAAGTCATTTGACTCGATTTTTTAAAAGTCAGGTGGGGCTAACACCAAAACAATACATGAAAATCTTTGAAAGTGAAAAGAAAACAGAATGCTAG
- a CDS encoding sensor histidine kinase translates to MKYRQIKWLILLLPTLTIALWEYVRHAFLLPYISMDMGNVLSPLLVFFVTLVFVRYLFSILEKIQEELRQEKEKKAALIEREKLARELHDGIAQSLFLLSVKMNKFGRKNNLEQDPDFIRMKQTLQHVHDDTRQAITNLKHSPSDSSESWTESIHQYVDDLTHTHLLDINLDWRLSETTLSRKEKNELFACVKEAAMNVIKHAKTNKIWITAGETAGGWICEITDFGIGFTSESLKAGLGLQIMKDRAKDMNWDFSIQRKQNQTIVSIKKEVT, encoded by the coding sequence GTGAAATATAGACAAATTAAATGGCTGATTTTGCTTCTTCCAACTCTGACCATCGCACTTTGGGAGTATGTTCGCCATGCCTTTTTGCTTCCTTACATCTCAATGGACATGGGAAATGTTCTTTCTCCGCTGCTTGTCTTTTTTGTAACGCTTGTGTTTGTCCGCTATTTATTTTCTATTTTAGAAAAAATACAAGAAGAACTAAGGCAAGAAAAAGAAAAGAAAGCTGCGCTTATTGAGCGTGAAAAATTAGCTCGTGAACTGCATGACGGCATTGCGCAGTCGCTGTTTCTCCTATCTGTTAAAATGAACAAGTTCGGAAGAAAAAACAACTTAGAGCAGGATCCTGATTTTATCCGAATGAAGCAAACTCTGCAGCATGTTCATGACGATACGCGCCAAGCGATTACAAATTTAAAGCACTCTCCTTCAGACTCTTCAGAAAGCTGGACTGAAAGCATTCATCAATACGTCGATGATTTAACACATACTCATTTACTAGATATCAATTTAGATTGGAGACTGTCAGAAACAACGCTTTCGAGAAAAGAAAAAAATGAGCTGTTTGCCTGTGTGAAAGAAGCTGCTATGAACGTCATTAAACATGCAAAAACAAATAAAATCTGGATTACAGCCGGTGAAACGGCAGGCGGATGGATTTGTGAAATTACAGATTTCGGTATAGGTTTCACCTCTGAATCTCTTAAGGCCGGTCTTGGTCTGCAAATTATGAAAGATCGTGCCAAAGATATGAACTGGGACTTTTCCATTCAACGAAAACAGAACCAGACCATTGTTAGTATTAAAAAGGAGGTTACGTAA
- a CDS encoding response regulator translates to MQPFRILIVDDHAHAREGIRDILEEYEDFMIVGEGTNGQEAIELTEKLMPDIVLMDIKMPVMNGLEATKQIKLQFPYVKIVVITVSDDITDLFDALKKGAQGYLLKNLQSEVWYDYLRAFALDEVPMSKEIAFQILKEFPQETSITKPDTPLSARELEVLQLVAKGLSNRDISAQLFISEHTVKSHLKNILSKLHLENRVQLTSYAFQNGLMN, encoded by the coding sequence ATGCAGCCGTTTCGTATTTTGATTGTAGATGATCACGCTCACGCAAGAGAAGGCATTCGCGATATTTTAGAAGAATATGAAGATTTTATGATTGTTGGCGAAGGAACCAACGGGCAGGAAGCAATCGAACTAACCGAAAAATTAATGCCTGACATTGTGCTAATGGATATTAAAATGCCCGTGATGAATGGATTAGAAGCGACAAAACAAATTAAGCTTCAGTTTCCGTATGTTAAAATTGTGGTCATCACGGTTTCAGACGATATTACGGATTTGTTTGATGCGTTGAAAAAAGGAGCCCAGGGCTATTTGTTAAAAAACCTGCAGTCTGAAGTGTGGTACGACTATTTGCGTGCGTTCGCTTTAGATGAAGTTCCTATGTCAAAAGAAATTGCGTTTCAAATTTTAAAAGAGTTTCCGCAGGAAACATCGATTACAAAGCCAGACACTCCCCTGTCTGCACGGGAGCTTGAAGTGCTTCAATTAGTGGCTAAAGGACTGTCAAACCGCGATATCTCGGCGCAGTTATTTATTTCTGAACACACGGTAAAAAGCCATTTGAAAAATATTTTAAGCAAGCTTCATTTAGAAAACCGCGTGCAGCTGACAAGCTATGCGTTTCAAAATGGCTTAATGAACTAA